From a single Brassica napus cultivar Da-Ae chromosome C9, Da-Ae, whole genome shotgun sequence genomic region:
- the BNAC09G27320D gene encoding zinc finger transcription factor YY1 → MEQYPYQNPFERRPILKSKAPAVKWVKEWVPQDIVATGGKCFLRKWVTEETVRRLKETEKEPTTDVPDPEPEPTSEILFLCSYEGCGKMFFDVSALRKHSHIHGERQYVCDYPGCDKKFLDSSKLKRHWLIHTGARDFVCTYEGCGKAFSLDFNLRSHMKTHSQENYHICPYSGCGKRYAHEYKLKNHVAAYHEKNAAGETPKYMPPAEKVSRTPKTPATVYGSASSERPYACPYEGCEKAYIHEYKLKLHLKREHPGHLTEENAENPTPNKHELEEGSDQDFYRKHASNGKSQPHNKQQSRAKPNMRTPPAKAGKKGSTSSPAKARMVKKPWQVKETYEGEREEEEEDSEETEEDRENVDDGWRFGGNNEEDDDEETEDED, encoded by the exons ATGGAGCAGTATCCTTATCAAAACCCCTTCGAAAGACGCCCAATCCTCAAATCCAAGGCTCCTGCTGTTAAGTGGGTCAAGGAGTG GGTTCCACAAGATATTGTTGCTACAGGTGGAAAGTGTTTTCTTCGCAAATGGGTCACAG AGGAAACGGTGAGGAGACtgaaagaaacagagaaagagCCTACTACTGATGTTCCAGACCCTGAGCCCGAACCCACTTCTGAGATTTTATTTCTCTGCAGTTACGAGGGTTGTGGAAAGATGTTCTTTGATGTTAGTGCCTTGCGGAAGCATTCCCACATCCATGGTGAAAGGCAGTATGTTTGTGATTACCCTGGATGCGACAAG AAATTTCTGGATAGTTCCAAGCTGAAGAGACACTGGCTCATTCATACTGGGGCTAGGGACTTTGTTTGCACTTATGAAGGCTGTGGCAAG GCATTCTCCTTGGATTTTAACCTCAGATCTCACATGAAGACTCATTCACAAGAAAACTATCACATATGTCCCTACTCTGGGTGTGGAAAAAGATATGCTCATGAATACAAGCTTAAGAACCATGTTGCTGCCTACCATGAAAAG AATGCTGCTGGAGAGACGCCTAAATACATGCCACCGGCAGAGAAAGTATCAAGGACTCCCAAAACACCTGCAACGGTTTATGGCTCAGCATCTTCGGAACGGCCATATGCATGCCCTTACGAAGGGTGTGAGAAGGCTTACATACATGAGTACAAGCTTAAACTCCACTTGAAGAGAGAGCATCCAGGGCATTTAACAGAAGAGAACGCAGAGAACCCCACACCCAACAAGCACGAGctggaagaaggcagtgaccaAGATTTTTACAGGAAGCACGCTAGCAACGGGAAAAGCCAGCCGCATAATAAACAACAGAGCAGAGCTAAGCCAAACATGAGGACACCACCAGCCAAAGCTGGAAAGAAAGGCTCAACCTCTTCACCGGCCAAAGCAAGGATGGTCAAAAAACCATGGCAAGTAAAAGAAACGTatgaaggagaaagagaagaagaggaagaagatagtGAGGAGACGGAAGAAGATAGAGAGAACGTGGATGATGGCTGGAGGTTTGGGGGAAACAATGAAGAGGATGACGATGAAGAGACCGAGGATGAAGACTAA